One Campylobacter concisus DNA segment encodes these proteins:
- a CDS encoding NnrS family protein, which yields MINNFFTYPMRIFFLTSAACAVLGAAIFFTPTDFVSLHKFIFLHLFLALAYAGFLLTGLTDWTNFSSSLKVHAYILFSLFATSFIAALFSLFLAHFFITLFWAYLVMLCLYMIWRDKNDDQFGVLGFLFGILSFEIYYLISGNEKFLNLQVFIHVIAILLISYRVSVVLGKEALKREKGMDEAVFVPNFIYKNIAICCVCAFLLLNIFFEASLGVYYAAIACGSAVLAKLKEWHYKELFRHSFVLLYYFMQLFLAIGFLGIGFSGIFELHLETNFIHLIAINAVIFSVMLIFNVAGLRHSGQELEFLRLSRIAFILVLLAGISRGILAYFWSGFYIHLPAMLIAIAFVFWLINFYAIFRDNDFSDDPE from the coding sequence ATGATTAACAACTTTTTTACATATCCTATGAGGATATTTTTTCTTACCAGCGCTGCCTGTGCTGTGCTAGGAGCTGCTATATTTTTTACACCAACTGATTTTGTGAGTTTACATAAATTTATATTTTTACACCTTTTTCTAGCACTTGCCTATGCTGGATTTTTACTCACAGGACTAACCGACTGGACAAATTTCAGCTCCTCACTAAAAGTCCACGCCTACATTTTATTTTCACTCTTTGCAACTAGCTTTATAGCTGCACTTTTTAGCTTATTTTTAGCACATTTTTTTATTACGCTTTTTTGGGCATATCTAGTGATGCTTTGCCTTTATATGATCTGGCGAGATAAAAATGATGATCAATTTGGCGTACTTGGCTTTTTGTTTGGCATTTTAAGCTTTGAAATTTATTATCTAATAAGTGGCAATGAAAAATTTCTAAATTTACAAGTTTTTATCCACGTAATCGCTATTTTACTCATCTCTTACCGCGTTAGTGTCGTACTCGGAAAAGAAGCGCTAAAAAGAGAAAAAGGTATGGATGAAGCTGTTTTTGTGCCAAATTTTATCTATAAAAATATCGCTATCTGCTGCGTTTGTGCCTTTTTACTTTTAAATATATTTTTTGAAGCAAGCTTAGGTGTCTATTATGCTGCGATAGCTTGTGGAAGTGCGGTACTTGCAAAGCTTAAAGAGTGGCACTATAAAGAGCTTTTTAGGCATAGCTTTGTGCTTTTATACTATTTTATGCAACTATTTTTAGCGATTGGGTTTTTAGGTATCGGCTTTAGCGGCATTTTTGAACTCCATCTTGAGACAAATTTTATACATCTAATAGCGATAAATGCGGTAATTTTTAGCGTGATGCTTATATTTAATGTCGCAGGACTTCGTCACAGCGGACAAGAACTTGAGTTTTTACGCCTTAGTAGAATTGCTTTTATTTTAGTTCTTTTAGCTGGCATTAGTAGAGGAATTTTGGCTTATTTTTGGAGTGGCTTTTACATTCATTTGCCCGCAATGCTCATAGCAATCGCTTTTGTTTTTTGGCTCATAAATTTTTATGCGATCTTTAGGGATAACGATTTTAGCGATGATCCAGAGTAA
- a CDS encoding AAA family ATPase translates to MKVSLKNVGMLDEANFEVGDLTIICGENNTGKTYATYSLYGYLDYMRNIREIPYYRARGDISDNVEHDDMQEIKLTYNKIKERLQKHMLSKSKMYEEYFLIGVMAGKEDDFANLEFNVEISISMDEIKDAINVFLVSDNLLVRAKRRFEHILYDDGLIIKPTNSIDKRNIADYMNLLSDALLHIILRNNFILSVERTGASIFQEELDFTKIAKLETLKRMARDEDVDVFEILDEKKQLYPKPVRDNINFIRSLKQLSKKDSCFKEDNSKNQEILKVLSNLVGGKYKVTDIGILFQPKKSRKGYNIEIASSSVRSLLMLNFYILNTASKKDILMIDEPELNLHPNNQILVARLLVLLANAGIKVFITTHSDYIVREISNCVMLGSLTDDQIDKFKNKGYTKEYKINHQKVKAYLAENKKGKNILSSVDINERGIFMNTFDSPIDTQNENQSLIFATLLESNKNDK, encoded by the coding sequence ATGAAGGTAAGCCTAAAAAATGTAGGAATGCTTGATGAGGCAAATTTTGAGGTAGGCGATCTTACTATTATATGTGGTGAAAATAACACAGGAAAAACTTACGCTACTTACAGTTTGTATGGCTATTTAGACTATATGCGCAATATACGAGAGATACCTTATTATAGAGCTAGAGGGGATATTTCTGATAATGTAGAACATGATGATATGCAAGAAATAAAACTTACATATAATAAAATCAAAGAACGGTTACAAAAACATATGTTAAGCAAGTCAAAAATGTACGAAGAATATTTTTTAATTGGAGTTATGGCTGGAAAAGAAGATGACTTTGCAAATTTAGAATTTAATGTTGAAATCTCAATTTCAATGGATGAAATAAAAGACGCCATTAATGTATTTTTAGTATCAGATAATTTATTGGTAAGAGCAAAAAGAAGATTTGAGCATATCTTATATGATGATGGACTTATAATAAAACCTACAAATAGTATAGACAAAAGAAATATTGCAGATTACATGAATCTTTTATCTGACGCTTTACTACATATAATTTTAAGAAATAATTTTATTTTGAGCGTTGAAAGGACTGGAGCATCAATTTTTCAAGAAGAACTCGACTTTACAAAAATAGCAAAATTGGAAACTTTAAAAAGAATGGCAAGAGATGAAGATGTTGATGTATTTGAAATATTAGATGAAAAAAAACAACTATACCCAAAGCCGGTTAGAGACAATATTAATTTTATAAGAAGCTTAAAACAACTATCTAAAAAAGATAGTTGTTTTAAAGAGGACAATAGCAAGAATCAAGAAATCCTGAAGGTGTTAAGCAATTTAGTTGGAGGTAAATATAAGGTTACAGATATAGGAATTTTATTTCAACCTAAAAAATCAAGAAAAGGTTACAATATAGAGATAGCCTCTAGCTCAGTTAGATCTCTTTTGATGTTAAATTTCTATATTCTTAATACGGCCAGCAAGAAAGACATTCTTATGATCGATGAGCCTGAATTAAATCTACATCCGAATAATCAAATTTTAGTCGCTAGGCTTTTGGTATTACTTGCAAATGCAGGCATAAAAGTGTTTATCACAACTCATAGTGATTATATTGTTCGTGAAATAAGTAATTGTGTAATGCTTGGAAGTTTAACTGACGACCAGATAGATAAGTTTAAAAATAAAGGTTATACAAAAGAGTACAAAATTAACCATCAAAAAGTAAAAGCATATTTGGCAGAGAATAAAAAAGGTAAAAACATTTTGAGTAGTGTTGATATCAATGAACGCGGAATTTTTATGAATACTTTTGATTCTCCAATAGATACACAAAATGAAAATCAAAGCTTAATTTTTGCTACACTTTTAGAGAGTAACAAAAATGACAAATAA
- a CDS encoding ABC transporter permease: MILIDGIKKDRSSFLKIIDYFWGGFSGFAVVFLILAIWQVGSEFSSPLLLPSPKDVFFKACEILKDYKNSEINITLCRSLVGVSTATFFGIFLGLIAGSFKSFAAFLKPVITLLLSMPPIIWIVLAIFWFGFGNFSTIFTIFITVLPLTFASSAVAMSSVDEELKEMFDAYHLGFLKKIKHLYIPHLTSYIISSVSVAVAMGVKIVIMAELLGANNGMGAKIANARAMLETTEVMAYVLLSITLIMLFEYLIIEPLKIALMPWRR; the protein is encoded by the coding sequence ATGATATTAATCGATGGCATTAAAAAAGATCGCTCAAGCTTTTTAAAAATAATTGACTATTTTTGGGGCGGATTTAGCGGATTTGCCGTAGTTTTTTTGATATTAGCCATTTGGCAAGTGGGAAGCGAGTTTAGCTCCCCACTCCTACTCCCATCGCCAAAAGATGTATTTTTTAAAGCCTGTGAAATTTTAAAAGATTACAAAAATAGCGAGATAAATATAACGCTTTGCAGATCACTAGTTGGGGTTAGCACGGCAACATTTTTTGGTATATTTTTAGGGCTAATAGCAGGTAGCTTTAAAAGCTTTGCGGCCTTTTTAAAGCCTGTTATTACCTTGCTTTTATCAATGCCGCCAATTATCTGGATAGTGCTTGCTATTTTTTGGTTTGGATTTGGAAATTTTAGCACCATTTTTACTATCTTTATAACGGTTTTACCGCTTACTTTTGCAAGCTCGGCAGTTGCTATGAGTAGTGTAGATGAGGAGCTAAAAGAGATGTTTGATGCCTATCATTTAGGCTTTTTAAAAAAAATAAAACACCTTTATATCCCACATCTTACAAGCTATATCATAAGCTCTGTTAGCGTAGCTGTTGCAATGGGCGTAAAGATAGTCATAATGGCCGAACTACTAGGTGCAAATAACGGCATGGGAGCAAAGATAGCAAATGCAAGGGCGATGCTTGAAACAACCGAGGTAATGGCGTATGTTCTTTTAAGCATCACTCTTATCATGCTTTTTGAGTACCTCATCATTGAGCCTTTAAAAATAGCTCTAATGCCTTGGAGAAGATGA
- a CDS encoding MFS transporter encodes MALFAIGSVGCVMSDNMASVVFWRVFQAVGACVGPMLSRVMIIDIFGSSQAAQMLSTLVIIMAIAPIVGPLLGGAILEFGSWHGIFWLMALASAVMFAMIFSLPEILPPQKRSTKPIASSFRNYLRLLQDAKFMRYTLSVTFACVAAYAFITGSSFVYIDYFSIPSKYYGFLFGINIVGVMALSFVNKKLVKRYALNCLLIVSTLVAALAASVLFAFAFFKTGGVLGVIIPMFFVFSMNGIITSCSNAAALDSVPQEMKGSVAALIGSLQYGSGILNFRSPRPKIKFSAGGLSQILLFLIFAFLRV; translated from the coding sequence ATGGCGCTCTTTGCGATCGGATCAGTAGGATGCGTGATGTCGGACAATATGGCTAGCGTCGTGTTCTGGCGTGTGTTTCAGGCCGTAGGCGCATGCGTAGGACCGATGCTAAGCAGGGTAATGATTATCGATATTTTCGGTAGCTCGCAGGCCGCACAGATGCTCTCTACGCTGGTTATTATCATGGCGATAGCACCGATAGTGGGTCCGTTATTGGGCGGCGCGATACTGGAATTTGGCTCTTGGCACGGGATATTTTGGCTGATGGCGCTAGCTAGCGCGGTTATGTTTGCGATGATTTTTTCTCTGCCGGAGATCTTGCCACCGCAAAAGCGCTCCACAAAGCCAATCGCATCGTCTTTTAGAAATTATCTAAGATTATTGCAAGACGCCAAATTTATGCGCTACACTCTTAGCGTGACGTTTGCTTGCGTTGCCGCCTATGCCTTTATCACGGGCTCATCGTTTGTATATATCGATTATTTCAGCATTCCTAGCAAATACTACGGATTTTTATTCGGCATAAACATCGTGGGCGTCATGGCGCTAAGTTTCGTAAATAAAAAGCTGGTAAAGCGCTATGCGCTAAACTGCCTACTCATAGTCTCCACGCTCGTCGCCGCGCTTGCTGCCAGCGTGCTGTTTGCATTTGCGTTTTTCAAAACGGGCGGCGTTCTTGGCGTGATAATCCCGATGTTTTTCGTTTTTAGCATGAACGGCATTATCACTTCTTGCTCCAATGCTGCCGCTCTTGATAGCGTGCCGCAGGAGATGAAGGGCTCGGTCGCTGCGCTCATCGGCTCGCTGCAATACGGCAGCGGCATCCTCAATTTTCGGTCACCAAGACCAAAAATCAAATTTAGCGCCGGCGGGCTTAGCCAAATTTTACTTTTTCTTATTTTCGCTTTTTTGCGCGTTTAG
- a CDS encoding saccharopine dehydrogenase family protein — protein sequence MSNILIIGAGGVSQVATVKCAMNSDVFTNITLASRTKSKCDAIAKFIKDRLGVQINTAQIDADDTAAVVELIKQTKADLLLNVALPYQDLTLMDACVKAGIPYIDTANYEHPDTAKFEYKLQWAKDGEFKAANTMALLGSGFDPGVTNVFCAYAQQNLFDEIHEIDILDCNAGDHGYPFATNFNPEINLREVSAKGRYWERGEWKETEPMEIMFKWDYPKVGVKDSYLLYHEELESLVKNIKGLKRIRFFMTFGQSYLTHMKCLENVGMLRIDEVEHNGVKIVPIQFLKTLLPDPASLGPRTKGKTNIGCVIRGLKDDKERQVYIYNVCDHEACYAETGAQAVSYTTGVPAMIGSMMVAKGIWSGKGVFNMENFDAKPFMDELNKQGLPWEIIEMKPGERYEV from the coding sequence ATGTCAAATATCTTAATCATCGGAGCAGGTGGCGTTAGCCAAGTCGCAACCGTAAAATGTGCGATGAACTCGGACGTTTTTACAAATATCACCCTAGCAAGCCGCACAAAAAGCAAGTGCGACGCGATCGCTAAATTTATAAAAGATCGCCTTGGTGTGCAGATAAACACCGCACAGATCGACGCTGACGACACAGCAGCCGTGGTGGAGCTCATTAAGCAAACAAAGGCTGATCTGCTTCTAAACGTCGCGCTGCCGTATCAAGACCTAACCCTTATGGACGCTTGCGTAAAGGCTGGCATACCTTACATCGATACCGCAAACTACGAGCACCCCGACACCGCAAAATTTGAGTACAAACTGCAGTGGGCGAAGGACGGCGAGTTTAAAGCTGCAAATACGATGGCGCTGCTGGGAAGCGGCTTTGATCCGGGAGTGACGAACGTATTTTGCGCCTACGCACAGCAAAATCTCTTTGACGAGATCCACGAGATCGACATCCTAGACTGCAACGCAGGCGATCACGGATATCCGTTCGCGACGAATTTCAACCCCGAAATCAACCTGCGCGAAGTAAGCGCAAAAGGCCGCTACTGGGAGCGCGGCGAGTGGAAAGAGACCGAGCCGATGGAAATAATGTTCAAATGGGACTACCCAAAAGTCGGCGTCAAAGATAGCTATCTGCTCTACCACGAGGAGCTTGAAAGCTTAGTAAAAAATATCAAAGGACTAAAGAGAATCCGCTTTTTTATGACCTTCGGACAGAGCTACCTAACTCACATGAAATGCCTAGAAAACGTCGGCATGCTACGCATCGACGAGGTCGAGCATAACGGCGTGAAAATCGTGCCGATACAGTTTCTAAAGACTTTGCTGCCGGACCCTGCGTCGCTAGGCCCCCGCACGAAGGGCAAAACCAACATCGGCTGCGTGATCCGCGGGCTCAAAGACGACAAAGAGCGCCAAGTCTATATCTATAACGTCTGCGACCACGAGGCTTGCTACGCCGAGACGGGCGCGCAGGCCGTTAGCTACACGACTGGCGTGCCTGCGATGATCGGCTCGATGATGGTTGCAAAGGGTATCTGGAGCGGAAAAGGCGTCTTTAATATGGAAAACTTCGACGCCAAGCCTTTCATGGACGAGCTAAATAAACAGGGCTTGCCGTGGGAGATTATCGAAATGAAACCCGGCGAGAGGTATGAAGTCTAA
- a CDS encoding ABC transporter ATP-binding protein, whose translation MLELKNIEYEILRDKVVRNFSLKVEKGEVVTLFGPSGCGKTTILRLISGLNEPRKGEIFNKFKKMTYFFQENRLLTWKNALENVLLVMDKPDQNSVLKLFSKVGLSQKDALKYPSELSGGMRQRVAFVRAVVTKPDLLLMDEPFSGLDYDMKEILIDIVSQRVSEGMSIILVTHDRMEAVKMSNRIYFLANKGAVIQKELILDEAFKNRDFAFISKTIDENFKGQIYYD comes from the coding sequence ATGCTTGAACTTAAAAATATAGAGTATGAAATTTTAAGAGATAAGGTCGTAAGAAATTTTAGCCTAAAGGTAGAAAAAGGTGAAGTAGTGACGCTTTTTGGGCCTTCAGGGTGTGGGAAAACTACTATTTTACGGCTTATTAGCGGACTAAATGAGCCCAGAAAAGGGGAAATTTTTAATAAATTTAAAAAGATGACATACTTTTTTCAAGAAAATCGTCTACTTACATGGAAAAATGCTCTTGAAAATGTGCTTTTGGTTATGGATAAACCTGATCAAAACAGCGTTTTAAAGCTTTTTTCTAAAGTCGGTCTTAGTCAAAAAGACGCACTAAAATATCCAAGTGAACTAAGTGGCGGCATGAGGCAAAGGGTCGCTTTTGTAAGAGCAGTTGTAACAAAACCTGACCTGCTTTTAATGGATGAGCCATTTTCGGGGCTTGATTATGATATGAAAGAAATTTTGATCGATATTGTCAGCCAAAGAGTGAGTGAGGGCATGAGCATAATACTCGTCACACACGACAGAATGGAGGCCGTAAAGATGTCAAATAGAATTTATTTTCTCGCAAATAAAGGTGCGGTCATACAAAAAGAGCTTATTTTAGATGAGGCTTTTAAAAACCGTGATTTTGCATTTATTAGTAAAACAATAGATGAAAATTTTAAAGGGCAAATTTATTATGATTAA